The following nucleotide sequence is from Roseofilum reptotaenium CS-1145.
TTTAATTATTACGGGTTATGCGAGCCATGCTCTAACGGAAAAAGCTATGCAAGCTGCTCAAAATGTCGAGCTTACCCCAGAAATGATTAATACAACAGGGATGACCAAGGTGTTGGAAAGAATTGAGATAGCTTTAAAATCAAGACTTTTAGCTCGTCGATTAAATAATTCTACTAAATCCTAGTTTTTAGGGCATTGTGCGCTGGTAATGGGTGATTATTTCCTATTGCCTAGCGCTTCGTACTATACAAGTTAACCTTCTAAAACTTGCGCTCAACGCTTGACTCTATATTTTGGCCTATTGTAAGCTGATTTTAATGTGAAGGTAATAATAAAAATGGCCTCAGAAGAACAGAAAACAACGGGTGCAGATGCAGTGGATGTGGCGATCGCCCAAGGAATTGATTTAGATGGCAGTCCCATTCCCTCAGCCAAGTTAGAGTTATATCATAACGTTATGGGTTTGGAAGCTAATCGCCAACGCAGTGGAGTCAGTAATACGATGCGATCGCGCATTGTTCGCATTGGAGCCAAGCATTTACCTCAAGATGAACTCAATAAAAAGTTACTCGATGCAGACTTTGCCCCATTAAAGGATAAAGAAATCCGCTTTTATTACGGAGGTTGAATCTTATATAGTGTTTCTCTCTTCTATGAGGTACAGCTTGAAACCTTAGAACCTAAGCCATACAAGCTATTCCCTATTCCCTAGCGCGAAGCGCTATAGAACCCATTGAGGATATTTTTAACCAGTGGTTAATCTTTAGGATCTGTCCAACGGGTTGAGTACGGTATTTTGTAGCGATTTAACTCTATCAAAAATATCTCAAAGGGTTTAAACCAATCTAAGGATGGGCTAAACCTTTTAACACGTTGCCTTTCTCCTGTTCGCTTAATCCCTTCCCCTGGATTAATACCTTAAACCCACCTAAACCTAGGGGATCGATTAACTGGTGTAAGGCATCTCGACGGCTGAACAGTTCAGTAATAGAAAGGGAACTTTCGGATAAGGCTGCCAGGCGATCGCCGAGTCCGAGCGCCATTAAAAACAACCCTTGATCTGTAAACCCTAATGGCTCTAGTCCCCAGCGTTTGCCCTCCTGCTCTAGGCTGGTAAAATCAACGTGGGCCGTGATATCTTGATAGCCGATATTAATATAGGGGCAATCGTGGCGATGGTGGCGCGTATAACATTGTAGCGTTCCCATTGTGCGCCCGGGTTGATAATATCGTTGGGCCGTATATCCGTAATCAATCGCGATCGCATAACCGCGCTCTAAGTGGCTGGCGATCGCCTCTAGCCAGTCTAGCATCGCTAAATTCACTTCCGTGCGATAGCCCTCTGGATAGGCATCCGAGCATAAATCAATGCCCAAATGCTCAAAATATTGAGCTAATTTTTGAGTAGATAACTCCCCTAAAACTTCCACCACATTGTCTTGATTGTCCAGGGTAACAAACACTTCTTGCAGCTTCTCCCCAGAACGCACGACTAAATGTACCGGAAACGCATCGACTAATTCATTAGAAAAAAAACAGCCCTGAATCGAATCTAAATCTGCCCAGTTGCACCAATGAACTCGCGGTTTTTCCTCTAACCAAGGCGCTAAATTTTGTTTCTGTATCTGCCTTAATCCCGGAGATTTTTCCACAATCCGATAATCGAGACTCTGAAAAAAATCGACATCGTAGGTTTCTAACTCCCTTAAGACATCGGCCGCCATGTATCCGGTTCCTGCGCCCATTTCTACCACTGAAAAGGGAGTGGGACAGCGCAAAATCTGCCACATTTGCACCCATTGACGGGCCAAAAGCTGGGCAAAATCTGCTCCTAGACTGGCCGAAGTGAAGTAATCGCCAGATTTGCCAATTTCCGTCTGATAGGTACTGTAATAGCCAAATTCAGGGTGATATAGCACCGATTCCATATATTGAGCAAAGGTAATTTTGCCCCCTGGCGATCGCCTAATTCGATCCTTGAGCCATCGATACAACTGGGGATGATTCTGCTCCTTCATAACGCCCTAATCTTGCTCTGGAGAAGAGGTTCTCACCCGTACAGAATGGGCATGGGAGGGCAACCCTTCTGCATCAGCCAAAGTGATAATGGCACTGGCCATTTTATTTAAGGCAGTGGGGGAATATTGAATTAAGCTTGAATGTTTCATAAAGGTTTCTACCCCCAAGGCTGAGGCATAGCGAGCCGCTCCTGAAGTCGGTAGAGTATGATTGGGCCCGGCTAAATAATCTCCCACTGCTTCTGGAGTCGAATAGCCGAGGAAAATTGCTCCAGCATGGCGAATTTGAGGCAGCAGATCCCAGGGTTCAGCTACTTCCAGTTCTAAATGTTCAGGGGCAAACAAATTAGAGAGTTCTACGGCTTCGTCTAAAGACTCGACGACCACAATTAACCCATAATGGGCGATCGCCTTTTCCGTCAGAATTTGTCGCGGATGGTTAATGAGCTGTTGCTCCACTTCCGTAGCCACCTGTCTAGCTAACGTGCGGTCAGTCGTGATTAAAATTGCCGCCGCCATCGGGTCATGTTCTGCTTGGGCCAACAAATCTGTGGCCACATGCACCGGGTTCGCCTCACTATCGGCAATCACCAGCACTTCCGAGGGGCCCGCCAACGAATCAATTCCCACGACCCCATAGACCATTTTCTTGGCCAGCGTCACATAAATATTTCCCGGCCCCGTAATTAAATCTACCTTGGGAACTGTTTGTGTACCATAGGCTAAGGCGGCGATCGCCTGAGCGCCTCCGATCCGATAAATCTCATCCACCCCAGCCAACTGAGCAGCGACCAGCACGGCTGGACTAATGCCTTGATTAGACCCAGGTGGCGTACACATGACAATTCGGGGGACACCGGCAACCTTAGCTGGGATTGCATTCATCAACACCGTACTCGGATAAGCGGCCCGTCCTCCCGGAATATAAATTCCCGCCCGGTCAACCGGGGTATAATGCTTGCCCAACACCACTTCATGTTCCCCAAAATGGACCCAAGACTTAGGAGCGCGTTGGCGATGAAATGCTTCAATTTGACGACTGGCCAACTCAATGGCATCCAACAACGGTTTATCCACTTGCTGATAGGCTGCCTCTAATTCCAGGGCACTGACGCGCAACTGACTCACCTCGAGTCGTTGGCCATCAAACTCTTCCGTATAGTCCAAAAGGGCCCCGTCGCCGTTGCGCCTTACGGTTTGCAGCACCTGCTGAACCGTCGCCTCTTTATGAACCATTTCCTCATCAAAGGTGCGATCGCAAATCCGCCGTAATTCTGCTTTTGCTTCAGATCGCTGGCTAATAATTCTCAGCATAGGTTAGATTGATTGCCACGTTAAGTCTCCCCATTGACGCAACCCAGACTCCAGAAGCAACCCAAGGGTTTCACCCCCTTAATCCAGGTCATCGTCATCTTATAGCTTAACGTGGATTTGACGGGTCGGGTAAGATCCAACTGAGCAGAATAAATGCTATACTCGAATGTCTGACACTTAATCTTAATATCGGGTCTATCCCGAATACTGTTACTGTTACCCCAAGTTTAAACACCGTGCCTAACATCAAGTCTGCTATCAAGCGCGTTCAAATTGCTGAACGTAATCGTCTCCGGAATAAAGCCTATAAATCTGCGGTAAGGACTCTGATGAAAAAATTCTTTACCGCCGTTGAAGAGCAAAGCGCCAGCCCTAGCCCAGAAAAAGCGCAGGAAATTCAAACCCTGATGAATCAAGCGTACAGCAAAATTGATAAATCGGTAAAACGAGGCGTACTTCACCGGAACACTGGGTCTCGTCGTAAAGCCCGTCTAGCCAAAGCGCTGAAAAAACTGGAAACTCCAGCGGCCTCCTGAAGCCTTTCCCATTCTAATCCCCTGTCAGTTTGGGGTAACTTCATCTCCTAACCCACCGTCAATTCACCCCAAACTCCTTCCCCCTGGGTCATCAGCCCAAGATTGTCCTCCTGAAAATTTGGGACCGATCGCCAGGATTCGGTTAATGATCGAGAGTTGGGTAAAGCGGTTTCGGCTATTGCTGACCCTTGAGAGTGCTTGTTAAACCCTGAAATTTGGGAGAATCATGCAGTTAATCGATACCCATGTACACATCAACTTTGATGTGTACAATCAAGAAAGAGACGATATAAGAAACCGATGGTCTACAGCCGAAGTGGTTCAATTGATCCATTCCTGTGTGACCCCCAAGGAATTTGAAAGTATCCAAACCTTAGCCCACCAGTATGAGGAACTCTATTTTGCCGTTGGTTTCCATCCCCTAGAGAGCCAGGATTGGGTTCCAGAAATAGGGGAGCAAATTTTAAATTTAGCCCAAAGCGATCCCAAAGTGGTGGCGATCGGGGAAACAGGCTTAGATTTTTACAAAGCGAGTAACCGAAAGCAACAACAGCAGGCCCTAGGGGCGCAACTGGAAATTGCCTATAAACTGGATTTACCCGTGATTATTCACTGTCGGGATGCAGCAGCCCCCTTAGCTGAATACCTGAGAAAATTTTACCAAACCCATGGAGAACTCAAAGGGGTGATGCATTGTTGGGGAGGAACACCAGAAGAAACCCAATGGTTTTTAGACCTAGGGTTTTATATTAGCTTTAGTGGCACAGTCACCTTTAAAAAAGCCACTCAAATTCAAGAATCCTGTCAAATGGTGCCCAGCGATCGCCTCCTGATCGAAACCGACTGTCCCTTCCTAGCTCCTGTCCCCAAACGAGGCAAACGGAATGAACCGGCTTATGTTCGCTATGTGGCAGAGGCGATCGCCTCCCTGCGAGACATCCCCTTAGAAACCCTAGCACTCTCAACTACCCAAAACGCCCAAACCCTCTTTCAACTGCCCACGTTGTAGATGGGGGTATCGGAAGATAGAGGGACACACAGACGTGAAGACGCAAAGACGCGTGGAGGAGAGGACACGCAGACACGGAAAAATTGATTCCCTATTCCCTATTCCCTATTCCCTAAATTTGCCTAGCTAATTACCCACTCTTGATAATGAATCAGATTACCGAAACTTCCACCCAGTTTACCCTACCCGATCTGGTCGAAATCCAACGCTCAAGCTTTCGCTGGTTTCTAGAAGAAGGATTAATTGAAGAACTCGATAGCTTCTCTCCCATCTCTGACTATACCGGAAAACTCGAACTTCATTTTATTGGCAAAAACTATAAACTTAAACGTCCCAAATACGAAGTAGACGAAGCCAAACGCCGGGACGCAACCTATGCCGTGCAAATGTATGTGCCCACCCGCCTGATCAACAAAGAAACTGGAGAAATTAAAGAACAAGAAGTCTTCATTGGCGAACTGCCCTTAATGACCGATCGCGGAACCTTCATTATTAACGGGGCAGAACGGGTCATTGTCAACCAAATTGTCCGGTCTCCAGGAGTCTACTACAAATCCGAAACCGACAAAAACGGCCGTCGCACCTACAACGCCTCCCTAATTCCCAACCGAGGCGCATGGCTCAAATTTGAAACCGACAAAAACGGCCTCGTTTGGGTAAGAATCGATAAAACCCGCAAACTCTCCGCTCAAGTCCTACTGAAAGCCCTAGGCATGAGTACGGGTGAAATCTTGGAAGGTCTGCGTCACCCTGACTACTTCCAAAAAACCATCGAAAAAGAAGGAGACTTCTCCGACGAAGAAGCCCTACTCGAACTCTACCGCAAACTGCGCCCTGGAGAACCTCCTACTGTCAACGGTGGACAACAACTCCTAGAGTCCAGATTCTTTGACCCCAAGCGCTATGATCTCGGCAAAGTAGGGCGTTATAAACTGAACCGAAAACTGGGCTTAACTGTCCCCGCCAGCATCAGAGTTCTCACCCCCAAAGACATCATGTCTGCCATCAACTACCTGATTAACCTTGAATTCGATCTCGGTAGTATTGATGACATCGATCATTTGGGGAACCGGCGGATTCGCTCCGTAGGAGAACTTCTACAAAATCAAGTCAGAGTGGGATTAAATCGCCTAGAACGTATCATTCGCGAACGGATGACTGTTTCTGACTCTGACTCCCTGACCCCCACCTCCCTGGTCAATCCGAAGCCGCTTGTAGCTGCGATCAAAGAGTTCTTCGGCTCTTCCCAGCTCTCCCAATTCATGGATCAAACCAACCCCCTAGCAGAACTGACCCACAAACGGCGCTTAAGCGCCCTAGGGCCAGGAGGACTCACCCGCGAACGAGCGGGCTTTGCAGTACGGGATATTCACCCCTCCCACTACGGTCGCATCTGCCCGATTGAAACCCCAGAAGGACCAAACGCGGGATTGATCGGTTCCTTGGCCACTCACGCCAAGGTCAACGAATTCGGCTTTATTGCGACCCCCTACTATCCTGTAGAAAACGGATATGTACGCCGAGACCTAACTCCCCTCTTCATGACGGCTGATGAAGAAGACGACCTCCAGGTAGCTCCCGGAGACATTTCTTGCGATGAAGAGGGCAAAATTTTAGGGGAGATTATTCCCGTGCGCTATCGCCAGGAATTTACTACTGCTGCCCCCACCCAGGTAGACTATGTAGCCGTTTCTCCCGTACAGATTATCTCGGTGGCAACCTCCTTAATTCCGTTCCTGGAACATGATGACGCGAACCGTGCCCTGATGGGATCGAACATGCAACGGCAAGCTGTCCCCCTACTCCGGCCAGAACGACCCTTAGTGGGGACAGGTCTGGAACCCCAAGCTGCCCGCGACTCCGGCATGGTAATTGTCTCCAAGACCAATGGTGTCGTTAGCTTTGTAGACGCAACCAAGAT
It contains:
- the rpsT gene encoding 30S ribosomal protein S20; this encodes MPNIKSAIKRVQIAERNRLRNKAYKSAVRTLMKKFFTAVEEQSASPSPEKAQEIQTLMNQAYSKIDKSVKRGVLHRNTGSRRKARLAKALKKLETPAAS
- a CDS encoding small RNA NsiR4-regulated ssr1528 family protein, producing the protein MASEEQKTTGADAVDVAIAQGIDLDGSPIPSAKLELYHNVMGLEANRQRSGVSNTMRSRIVRIGAKHLPQDELNKKLLDADFAPLKDKEIRFYYGG
- the rpoB gene encoding DNA-directed RNA polymerase subunit beta; amino-acid sequence: MNQITETSTQFTLPDLVEIQRSSFRWFLEEGLIEELDSFSPISDYTGKLELHFIGKNYKLKRPKYEVDEAKRRDATYAVQMYVPTRLINKETGEIKEQEVFIGELPLMTDRGTFIINGAERVIVNQIVRSPGVYYKSETDKNGRRTYNASLIPNRGAWLKFETDKNGLVWVRIDKTRKLSAQVLLKALGMSTGEILEGLRHPDYFQKTIEKEGDFSDEEALLELYRKLRPGEPPTVNGGQQLLESRFFDPKRYDLGKVGRYKLNRKLGLTVPASIRVLTPKDIMSAINYLINLEFDLGSIDDIDHLGNRRIRSVGELLQNQVRVGLNRLERIIRERMTVSDSDSLTPTSLVNPKPLVAAIKEFFGSSQLSQFMDQTNPLAELTHKRRLSALGPGGLTRERAGFAVRDIHPSHYGRICPIETPEGPNAGLIGSLATHAKVNEFGFIATPYYPVENGYVRRDLTPLFMTADEEDDLQVAPGDISCDEEGKILGEIIPVRYRQEFTTAAPTQVDYVAVSPVQIISVATSLIPFLEHDDANRALMGSNMQRQAVPLLRPERPLVGTGLEPQAARDSGMVIVSKTNGVVSFVDATKIQVTSDPETSEEGSEGAIPQIVEYQLQKYQRSNQDTCLSQRPIVYEGDRVLVGQILADGSATEGGELALGQNILVAYMPWEGYNYEDAILISERLVSEDLYTSIHVEKYEIEARQTKLGPEEITREIPNVGEDSLRNLDEGGIIRKGAWVESGDILVGKVTPKGESDQPPEEKLLRAIFGEKARDVRDNSLRVPNGEKGRVVDVRIFTREEGDELPPGANMVVRVYVAQKRKIQVGDKMAGRHGNKGIISRILPLEDMPYLPDGTPVDIVLNPLGVPSRMNVGQVFECLLGWAGENLERRFKLQPFDEMHSREMSRATVHNKLKEAAHYTGKEWLYDPKNAGKIQLFDGRTGEAFDRPITVGKAYMLKLVHLVDDKIHARSTGPYSLVTQQPLGGKAQQGGQRFGEMEVWALEAFGAAYTLQELLTVKSDDMQGRNEALNAIVKGKAIPRPGTPESFKVLMRELQSLCLDIGVHKVETREDGDSSDVEIDLMQEGTGRRSPNRPTYESISTDFSDQ
- a CDS encoding TatD family hydrolase; translation: MQLIDTHVHINFDVYNQERDDIRNRWSTAEVVQLIHSCVTPKEFESIQTLAHQYEELYFAVGFHPLESQDWVPEIGEQILNLAQSDPKVVAIGETGLDFYKASNRKQQQQALGAQLEIAYKLDLPVIIHCRDAAAPLAEYLRKFYQTHGELKGVMHCWGGTPEETQWFLDLGFYISFSGTVTFKKATQIQESCQMVPSDRLLIETDCPFLAPVPKRGKRNEPAYVRYVAEAIASLRDIPLETLALSTTQNAQTLFQLPTL
- a CDS encoding class I SAM-dependent methyltransferase produces the protein MKEQNHPQLYRWLKDRIRRSPGGKITFAQYMESVLYHPEFGYYSTYQTEIGKSGDYFTSASLGADFAQLLARQWVQMWQILRCPTPFSVVEMGAGTGYMAADVLRELETYDVDFFQSLDYRIVEKSPGLRQIQKQNLAPWLEEKPRVHWCNWADLDSIQGCFFSNELVDAFPVHLVVRSGEKLQEVFVTLDNQDNVVEVLGELSTQKLAQYFEHLGIDLCSDAYPEGYRTEVNLAMLDWLEAIASHLERGYAIAIDYGYTAQRYYQPGRTMGTLQCYTRHHRHDCPYINIGYQDITAHVDFTSLEQEGKRWGLEPLGFTDQGLFLMALGLGDRLAALSESSLSITELFSRRDALHQLIDPLGLGGFKVLIQGKGLSEQEKGNVLKGLAHP
- the hisD gene encoding histidinol dehydrogenase is translated as MLRIISQRSEAKAELRRICDRTFDEEMVHKEATVQQVLQTVRRNGDGALLDYTEEFDGQRLEVSQLRVSALELEAAYQQVDKPLLDAIELASRQIEAFHRQRAPKSWVHFGEHEVVLGKHYTPVDRAGIYIPGGRAAYPSTVLMNAIPAKVAGVPRIVMCTPPGSNQGISPAVLVAAQLAGVDEIYRIGGAQAIAALAYGTQTVPKVDLITGPGNIYVTLAKKMVYGVVGIDSLAGPSEVLVIADSEANPVHVATDLLAQAEHDPMAAAILITTDRTLARQVATEVEQQLINHPRQILTEKAIAHYGLIVVVESLDEAVELSNLFAPEHLELEVAEPWDLLPQIRHAGAIFLGYSTPEAVGDYLAGPNHTLPTSGAARYASALGVETFMKHSSLIQYSPTALNKMASAIITLADAEGLPSHAHSVRVRTSSPEQD